A section of the Desulfatiglans anilini DSM 4660 genome encodes:
- a CDS encoding SHOCT domain-containing protein produces the protein MQFRRSSLRGSLGAIPAFFISREAFAQGRGYSDWHMGPGMMDGWGMGWFGGIFMIALWVLILVGLIFLIRWLVHKTRSESRPASEDGPSRALDILKERYARGEIDRQEFEEKKTHIQS, from the coding sequence ATGCAATTCCGCAGATCTTCATTACGGGGTTCCCTGGGAGCCATCCCGGCGTTCTTCATCTCCCGGGAGGCCTTTGCCCAAGGGAGAGGTTACAGCGACTGGCACATGGGGCCGGGGATGATGGACGGCTGGGGCATGGGATGGTTCGGAGGCATTTTTATGATCGCATTATGGGTTCTCATCCTTGTCGGATTGATCTTTCTCATCCGGTGGCTGGTGCACAAAACCCGGAGTGAGTCCCGCCCTGCATCGGAGGATGGCCCTTCCCGCGCTTTGGACATTCTAAAGGAACGCTATGCTCGAGGGGAGATCGACAGGCAGGAGTTCGAAGAGAAGAAAACGCACATCCAGTCATGA
- a CDS encoding copper-translocating P-type ATPase has protein sequence MVADFKRRFYISLAVSIPILLLSPMIQTFLGIRTALRFPGDLYLLWALSSGVFFYGGWPFLKGLFNELEKRQPGMMTLIAIAITTAYLYSSVVVFGLSGKVFFWELATLIDIMLLGHWIEMKSVMGASRALEELAKLMPSDAHKMMPDGGTEDIPIAELKEGDKVLIKPGEKIPVDGEVVDGESSVNEAMLTGESKPVEKRVGAKLIGGAINGEGALTAEVQKTGKDSFLSQMIGLVEEAQKSKSRSQDLANRAALWLTIIALSCGVLTLFLWLVIINRDFAFSLERTVTVMVITCPHALGLAVPLVVAVSTALSAKNGLLIRDRASFERGRNIQAIIFDKTGTLTKGEFGVTDTLVFSGDLTEEQLLAYAASIETHSEHPIARGIAASTENPPQVEDFKSIPGKGAQGKVEGKNVKIVSPGYLKENGISAADERIEKFNSQGKTVVFVMVDDELKGAIALADMIRDESKEAVSKLKGMGIRCMMLTGDNKAVAKWVSEEVGLDEYFAEVLPKEKAEKVKEVQSRGLITAMTGDGVNDAPALAQADVGIAIGAGTDVAVQTADIILVRSNPLDAVAILVLSRATFRKMVQNLVWATGYNAFAIPLAAGVLHGYGVLLSPAMGAVLMSLSTVIVAINARFLRISK, from the coding sequence ATGGTAGCCGATTTCAAGCGGCGTTTCTATATTTCCCTGGCTGTTTCGATCCCCATCCTCCTTCTCTCCCCGATGATTCAAACTTTCCTCGGTATCCGGACCGCATTGAGGTTTCCGGGCGATCTTTATCTTCTCTGGGCACTGTCATCGGGGGTCTTCTTTTACGGTGGATGGCCTTTCCTGAAGGGCCTCTTCAATGAACTGGAGAAGAGACAACCAGGGATGATGACCCTCATCGCCATAGCTATCACCACGGCTTACCTCTACAGCAGCGTCGTGGTATTCGGATTGAGCGGAAAGGTCTTTTTCTGGGAACTGGCGACACTGATCGATATCATGCTCCTGGGCCACTGGATCGAGATGAAATCGGTAATGGGGGCATCCCGCGCCCTGGAAGAACTCGCCAAACTTATGCCCTCCGACGCACACAAGATGATGCCCGATGGTGGTACGGAAGACATCCCCATTGCCGAGTTAAAGGAGGGAGACAAAGTCCTCATCAAACCGGGGGAGAAAATACCCGTGGACGGCGAAGTGGTGGATGGGGAAAGTTCAGTCAATGAGGCTATGCTCACCGGCGAATCCAAGCCGGTCGAAAAGCGTGTTGGCGCCAAGCTTATAGGTGGCGCTATCAACGGAGAAGGCGCCCTGACCGCCGAGGTTCAGAAAACCGGCAAGGATTCGTTCCTCTCGCAAATGATTGGTCTCGTCGAGGAGGCTCAGAAAAGCAAGTCTCGGAGCCAGGACCTTGCGAACCGGGCGGCATTGTGGTTGACGATCATCGCCCTCTCCTGCGGGGTGCTCACCCTATTCCTGTGGCTCGTGATCATCAACAGGGATTTTGCCTTCTCCCTGGAGCGGACGGTCACCGTCATGGTCATCACCTGCCCCCACGCCCTGGGCCTTGCCGTACCATTGGTTGTGGCGGTGTCCACGGCCTTGTCCGCCAAGAACGGGTTGTTGATCAGGGATCGCGCATCCTTCGAGCGTGGGAGGAACATTCAAGCCATCATCTTCGACAAGACCGGGACGTTGACAAAAGGTGAGTTCGGTGTGACGGACACTTTGGTGTTTTCAGGCGATTTGACTGAGGAGCAATTGCTCGCCTATGCCGCTTCGATCGAAACCCATTCGGAACACCCCATTGCCAGGGGCATTGCCGCTTCGACCGAAAACCCGCCTCAGGTGGAGGATTTCAAGTCCATCCCGGGGAAAGGAGCGCAGGGAAAGGTTGAGGGAAAGAACGTCAAGATCGTTAGCCCTGGTTACCTGAAAGAAAACGGCATTTCGGCAGCTGACGAACGTATAGAAAAATTCAATTCACAAGGCAAAACCGTCGTCTTCGTGATGGTGGACGATGAACTGAAAGGCGCTATTGCACTTGCCGACATGATCAGGGATGAATCGAAGGAGGCCGTTTCCAAATTGAAGGGTATGGGGATCAGATGCATGATGCTTACAGGCGACAACAAGGCGGTTGCCAAATGGGTTTCTGAAGAAGTGGGGCTGGACGAATACTTTGCAGAAGTCCTTCCCAAGGAAAAGGCAGAGAAAGTCAAGGAGGTGCAATCCAGAGGGTTGATTACGGCCATGACCGGCGACGGCGTCAACGACGCCCCGGCTCTTGCGCAGGCGGACGTGGGCATTGCCATCGGGGCAGGAACCGACGTAGCGGTCCAGACCGCGGACATTATTCTGGTCCGCAGCAACCCCCTCGATGCAGTGGCCATCCTGGTCCTGTCACGAGCCACCTTTCGAAAGATGGTCCAAAATCTGGTTTGGGCAACCGGCTACAATGCTTTTGCCATTCCCCTCGCAGCAGGCGTTCTTCATGGCTATGGGGTTCTTCTTTCACCAGCCATGGGGGCGGTGCTCATGTCACTCAGCACGGTCATTGTAGCCATTAACGCGCGGTTCCTCAGAATATCGAAGTGA
- a CDS encoding multicopper oxidase domain-containing protein, which translates to MLGLRNLEKCGDFFRVVNPRLTPGEWIQKDTVLVNPKSQVEIGFMADNPGHWFQHCHNL; encoded by the coding sequence ATGCTAGGTCTACGAAATCTCGAGAAATGCGGAGATTTCTTCAGGGTGGTGAACCCGCGGCTAACCCCTGGCGAATGGATCCAAAAGGACACCGTTCTCGTAAACCCGAAGAGCCAGGTGGAAATCGGTTTCATGGCAGATAATCCCGGGCACTGGTTTCAGCACTGCCACAACCTCTAA
- a CDS encoding twin-arginine translocation signal domain-containing protein — MAITRRTFLKTAGVGATAASILSAWTMKHSCAASKAKERGFRLSASRVRISLGTRPDDIWAWTCDGKVPGSKIRVREEDDDPDRAEKLSRRKIHYSMARRASP; from the coding sequence GTGGCCATTACAAGGCGGACGTTCCTGAAGACCGCTGGAGTTGGGGCGACAGCCGCTTCCATCCTGTCCGCATGGACCATGAAGCATTCCTGCGCTGCATCAAAGGCGAAGGAGCGGGGATTTCGACTTTCCGCCTCCAGGGTGAGAATTAGTCTCGGGACCCGGCCTGATGATATCTGGGCGTGGACCTGCGATGGAAAGGTTCCCGGGTCAAAAATACGCGTCAGAGAAGAAGATGATGATCCAGATCGTGCTGAAAAACTCTCTCGCCGAAAAATCCACTACTCAATGGCACGGCGTGCCAGTCCCTGA
- a CDS encoding Spy/CpxP family protein refolding chaperone: protein MLSLHTSKIILLTAATLAFGFWGIGLTTAAEDQTTKGEQNATVAPQTGRHMQQTSAESDAAHRHGMGMQDGYPDEGCPKAKAMKNRDGRGGEMMARTKSGEGEGQGAGRMAGKGGMAARRMMGTGMMRGMMSHMMGGPGGMDEMMTLSGCRRMAGPCLMDAGARMIADLEELDLTAEQWSRVRILAQEKLDRMADLWARHMKLRIELAGIQWGGNLDAEQVKDAFVKEAEARAEMYLAGIEYIRGLKEILTPEQLERMEDQGSEVSGNHLKKP, encoded by the coding sequence ATGCTATCGCTTCACACCTCGAAGATCATTCTGTTAACCGCAGCGACCCTGGCCTTCGGCTTTTGGGGGATCGGCCTCACCACCGCAGCGGAAGATCAGACCACGAAAGGCGAACAGAACGCTACCGTTGCGCCTCAGACCGGCCGGCACATGCAGCAGACCTCCGCCGAATCCGACGCTGCCCACCGGCACGGGATGGGCATGCAGGATGGGTACCCTGACGAGGGCTGCCCCAAAGCAAAGGCGATGAAAAACCGAGATGGACGCGGCGGGGAAATGATGGCCCGCACGAAAAGCGGCGAAGGCGAAGGGCAAGGCGCGGGCCGGATGGCCGGCAAGGGCGGCATGGCCGCTCGCAGAATGATGGGCACAGGAATGATGCGCGGCATGATGTCCCACATGATGGGCGGCCCGGGCGGCATGGACGAAATGATGACGCTTTCGGGTTGTAGACGGATGGCGGGCCCGTGTCTCATGGACGCTGGCGCGCGCATGATCGCCGACCTCGAAGAACTCGATCTGACAGCCGAGCAATGGAGCCGTGTTCGGATACTTGCACAGGAGAAGCTCGACCGGATGGCGGATCTCTGGGCCCGTCACATGAAGCTCAGGATCGAGCTGGCCGGCATTCAATGGGGAGGGAACCTGGACGCGGAGCAGGTCAAGGATGCTTTCGTGAAGGAGGCCGAGGCCCGGGCGGAGATGTATCTGGCCGGCATCGAGTACATCCGCGGCTTGAAGGAAATTCTCACCCCCGAGCAACTCGAGAGGATGGAAGATCAGGGTTCGGAAGTATCCGGGAACCATCTGAAAAAACCGTAG